A region from the Bactrocera dorsalis isolate Fly_Bdor chromosome 1, ASM2337382v1, whole genome shotgun sequence genome encodes:
- the LOC105222376 gene encoding uncharacterized protein LOC105222376 isoform X2, whose amino-acid sequence MLLNIVTSLNLTFVIRVYQKCIPNVHSVKLHIFSYQKIGYSKYLNGRFIHNYISSDTNVSKQMTKIKIHSDPVLVKNTIDPFALNETEKSTFKFKSLLYDENKDEIIAELNACKDTTQLLQFIKEYHEVFKRNHIVQSILVLKDILQDRKDCLVTEELLKVILRALEPHVNSINITEQSCCYLCLRKFGVPNTNLVMQQLLLGALKKVFISSPDKPIALAALSRLAVGINTGDDFHVPTVCSPFIPHIMSHIEHCDNEEDLRLLSICIINLQPLITTDILETFKIKLDLSIRNGVINAKTPRTTIKLLHLLNISKWSQKNGQIIRQLLLLLYPSFSNLNITDLKTISRVFSYHLEPSALINPFSKLMKNLLQRHQTVDVLAAYLPFTEPRWREPTIEIFKNLLFTSEKSLTTYPATEYFRIIRALKISDSKTCDAYWANILKSLNSDDEEKTHLRFIRHCHRYMHFNNNLGGTYRFIPLERRLSQLAMELIENDVSGRLPSKFARLAAFVLAYGHTPFGWKKFPNVVLSKIISMSSQFSTIDCFLLSRGVHIALELRFRNTIPSLLGMQLATIDSVLTDCIGRHLESKYLSIFDLNTIVRTLGYRKSLKNKTIYQEALSRDFENMSGLSIVQACLALCYYKSMPEDLIDKVFCVKFIQRIEEEIHVCYSKATYPERVLNLIMQLNRTVCLDYPEANVPWFQQNYLEAQLSRKHKTRSKFGDDVKNLLNAVLSDDNFFSCNHITPYGYQIDFVIHFDKNREPIPAPAETTILDRITKFAILLLRLDSFCENDLTALRGPEHLKTKHLEMMGYKVIHINEHDWNTRYMNSPEIKTKYLKYLLQI is encoded by the exons atgttattaaatattgttacaagCCTAAATTTAACATTTGTTATTCGAGTTTATCAAAAGTGTATTCCTAATGTACACAGTGTAaaacttcacatattttcatacCAAAAAATTGGCTACAGTAAATATTTGAATGGCCGGTTTATTCATAATTATATTTCGTCAGATACAAATGTATCTAAACAAATgactaaaattaaaatccatAGTGATCCTGTGCTAGTAAAAAATACCATCGACCCCTTCGCACTTAATGAAACAGAAAAatcaacttttaaatttaaatcgcTGTTATATGatgaaaacaaagatgaaaTAATAGCAGAGCTTAATGCTTGTAAGGATACAACCCAA ctATTGCAGTTCATAAAAGAATACCATGAGGTATTTAAACGTAACCATATTGTTCAGTCAATATTGGTTCTGAAAGATATTTTACAAGATCGTAAGGATTGCTTAGTTACAGAAGaattattaaaagtaattttaaggGCTTTGGAACCCCacgtaaattcaataaatattacagAACAAAGTTGTTGTTATCTTTGCCTCCGAAAATTTGGTGTTCCTAACACTAATTTGGTTATGCAGCAGTTGCTCCTGGGTGCACTAAAGAAGGTCTTTATTTCGTCACCGGATAAACCAATTGCGTTAGCTGCATTATCTCGATTAGCTGTTGGTATTAACACTGGCGAtgattttcatgttcctacagttTGCAGTCCCTTTATTCCACATATAATGTCCCATATTGAACATTGTGACAACGAAGAAGACTTGCGTCTTCTTTCAATATGCATAATAAACCTACAACCATTAATTACGACAGATATTTtggaaacatttaaaataaaattagatcTTTCAATTAGAAATGGTGTTATTAACGCAAAAACTCCTAGAACGACAATAAAACTActacatttattaaatatttcaaaatggtcACAAAAAAATGGTCAAATTATACGGcagcttttattattattatatccaAGTTTTTCAAATCTTAATATAACGGATCTTAAAACCATAAGTAGAGTTTTTAGTTACCATTTAGAACCATCAGCTCTAATTAACCCATTTAGcaaattgatgaaaaatttaCTTCAAAGGCACCAAACAGTCGATGTTCTCGCCGCCTATTTACCATTCACAGAACCTCGTTGGCGAGAgccaacaattgaaatttttaaaaatttgctttttacTTCCGAAAAAAGCCTAACTACATATCCGGCCACCGAGTATTTTCGTATAATTCGTGCTTTAAAAATATCAGATTCGAAAACGTGTGATGCGTATTGGgctaatattttgaaatccttAAATTCGGATGATGAAGAGAAAACACACCTTCGGTTTATAAGACATTGTCATCGTTATatgcattttaataataatttgggAGGAACATACCGCTTCATTCCTCTTGAACGGAGACTCTCTCAATTGGCTATGGAATTGATAGAAAATGATGTATCTGGACGACTACCATCAAAGTTTGCGCGTTTAGCAGCTTTTGTATTAGCATATGGTCATACACCTTTTGGATGGAAAAAGTTTCCTAATGTTGTACTTTCCAAGATTATATCCATGTCTAGTCAATTCAGTACTATAGATTGTTTTCTTCTTAGTCGTGGGGTTCATATTGCCTTGGAATTGCG atttcgTAATACGATTCCATCGTTATTGGGTATGCAACTAGCTACTATAGATAGCGTATTAACCGATTGCATTGGGCGCCATTTGGAAAGCAAGTACTTGTCGATTTTTGATTTAAACACCATAGTGCGAACACTTGGATACagaaaat ctTTGAAGAATAAAACAATTTATCAAGAAGCCTTAAGCAG AGATTTCGAAAATATGAGTGGCTTGTCGATTGTGCAAGCATGTCTGGCGCTATGCTACTATAAATCGATGCCTGAAGATCTTATTGACAAAGTGttttgtgttaaatttattcaaagaaTAGAAGAGGAGATTCACGTGTGTTACTCCAAG gCGACTTATCCCGAACGAGTACTTAACTTAATAATGCAGTTAAATCGGACAGTGTGCCTGGATTACCCGGAGGCGAATGTACCAtggtttcaacaaaattatttagaagCTCAACTCAGTAGAA aacataAAACTCGAAGCAAATTTGGCGACGATGTCAAAAATCTACTGAATGCAGTTTTAAGCGACGATAATTTCTTCAGCTGTAATCACATTACACCTTATGGATATCAA ATTGATTTTGTAATACACTTTGATAAAAATCGTGAGCCTATTCCAGCTCCAGCAGAAACAACAATATTAGATCGCATAACgaa atTTGCAATACTGTTGCTGCGGTTAGATTCTTTTTGTGAAAACGATCTTACAGCATTGCGTGGACCTGAACAccttaaaacaaaacatttagAGATGATGGGCTACAAAGTGATTCATATTAACGAGCACGATTGGAACACAAGATACATGAATTCTcctgaaatcaaaacaaaatatcttaaatacCTCCTgcagatataa
- the LOC105222376 gene encoding uncharacterized protein LOC105222376 isoform X1 codes for MLLNIVTSLNLTFVIRVYQKCIPNVHSVKLHIFSYQKIGYSKYLNGRFIHNYISSDTNVSKQMTKIKIHSDPVLVKNTIDPFALNETEKSTFKFKSLLYDENKDEIIAELNACKDTTQLLQFIKEYHEVFKRNHIVQSILVLKDILQDRKDCLVTEELLKVILRALEPHVNSINITEQSCCYLCLRKFGVPNTNLVMQQLLLGALKKVFISSPDKPIALAALSRLAVGINTGDDFHVPTVCSPFIPHIMSHIEHCDNEEDLRLLSICIINLQPLITTDILETFKIKLDLSIRNGVINAKTPRTTIKLLHLLNISKWSQKNGQIIRQLLLLLYPSFSNLNITDLKTISRVFSYHLEPSALINPFSKLMKNLLQRHQTVDVLAAYLPFTEPRWREPTIEIFKNLLFTSEKSLTTYPATEYFRIIRALKISDSKTCDAYWANILKSLNSDDEEKTHLRFIRHCHRYMHFNNNLGGTYRFIPLERRLSQLAMELIENDVSGRLPSKFARLAAFVLAYGHTPFGWKKFPNVVLSKIISMSSQFSTIDCFLLSRGVHIALELRFRNTIPSLLGMQLATIDSVLTDCIGRHLESKYLSIFDLNTIVRTLGYRKSLKNKTIYQEALSRYNQLDFSELNSRLIREMAYNFNISNCIVPIAMEAMFTYIETNQKYVIGETVEKVLNCAYNLGYMPQSEAVLNNAAFILKRDFENMSGLSIVQACLALCYYKSMPEDLIDKVFCVKFIQRIEEEIHVCYSKATYPERVLNLIMQLNRTVCLDYPEANVPWFQQNYLEAQLSRKHKTRSKFGDDVKNLLNAVLSDDNFFSCNHITPYGYQIDFVIHFDKNREPIPAPAETTILDRITKFAILLLRLDSFCENDLTALRGPEHLKTKHLEMMGYKVIHINEHDWNTRYMNSPEIKTKYLKYLLQI; via the exons atgttattaaatattgttacaagCCTAAATTTAACATTTGTTATTCGAGTTTATCAAAAGTGTATTCCTAATGTACACAGTGTAaaacttcacatattttcatacCAAAAAATTGGCTACAGTAAATATTTGAATGGCCGGTTTATTCATAATTATATTTCGTCAGATACAAATGTATCTAAACAAATgactaaaattaaaatccatAGTGATCCTGTGCTAGTAAAAAATACCATCGACCCCTTCGCACTTAATGAAACAGAAAAatcaacttttaaatttaaatcgcTGTTATATGatgaaaacaaagatgaaaTAATAGCAGAGCTTAATGCTTGTAAGGATACAACCCAA ctATTGCAGTTCATAAAAGAATACCATGAGGTATTTAAACGTAACCATATTGTTCAGTCAATATTGGTTCTGAAAGATATTTTACAAGATCGTAAGGATTGCTTAGTTACAGAAGaattattaaaagtaattttaaggGCTTTGGAACCCCacgtaaattcaataaatattacagAACAAAGTTGTTGTTATCTTTGCCTCCGAAAATTTGGTGTTCCTAACACTAATTTGGTTATGCAGCAGTTGCTCCTGGGTGCACTAAAGAAGGTCTTTATTTCGTCACCGGATAAACCAATTGCGTTAGCTGCATTATCTCGATTAGCTGTTGGTATTAACACTGGCGAtgattttcatgttcctacagttTGCAGTCCCTTTATTCCACATATAATGTCCCATATTGAACATTGTGACAACGAAGAAGACTTGCGTCTTCTTTCAATATGCATAATAAACCTACAACCATTAATTACGACAGATATTTtggaaacatttaaaataaaattagatcTTTCAATTAGAAATGGTGTTATTAACGCAAAAACTCCTAGAACGACAATAAAACTActacatttattaaatatttcaaaatggtcACAAAAAAATGGTCAAATTATACGGcagcttttattattattatatccaAGTTTTTCAAATCTTAATATAACGGATCTTAAAACCATAAGTAGAGTTTTTAGTTACCATTTAGAACCATCAGCTCTAATTAACCCATTTAGcaaattgatgaaaaatttaCTTCAAAGGCACCAAACAGTCGATGTTCTCGCCGCCTATTTACCATTCACAGAACCTCGTTGGCGAGAgccaacaattgaaatttttaaaaatttgctttttacTTCCGAAAAAAGCCTAACTACATATCCGGCCACCGAGTATTTTCGTATAATTCGTGCTTTAAAAATATCAGATTCGAAAACGTGTGATGCGTATTGGgctaatattttgaaatccttAAATTCGGATGATGAAGAGAAAACACACCTTCGGTTTATAAGACATTGTCATCGTTATatgcattttaataataatttgggAGGAACATACCGCTTCATTCCTCTTGAACGGAGACTCTCTCAATTGGCTATGGAATTGATAGAAAATGATGTATCTGGACGACTACCATCAAAGTTTGCGCGTTTAGCAGCTTTTGTATTAGCATATGGTCATACACCTTTTGGATGGAAAAAGTTTCCTAATGTTGTACTTTCCAAGATTATATCCATGTCTAGTCAATTCAGTACTATAGATTGTTTTCTTCTTAGTCGTGGGGTTCATATTGCCTTGGAATTGCG atttcgTAATACGATTCCATCGTTATTGGGTATGCAACTAGCTACTATAGATAGCGTATTAACCGATTGCATTGGGCGCCATTTGGAAAGCAAGTACTTGTCGATTTTTGATTTAAACACCATAGTGCGAACACTTGGATACagaaaat ctTTGAAGAATAAAACAATTTATCAAGAAGCCTTAAGCAGGTATAATCAACTTGATTTTAGTGAACTTAATTCACGTTTAATTCGGGAAATGGCTTACAATTTCAATATATCAAACTGCATTGTACCTATTGCTATGGAAGCAATGTTCACATACATTGAAACTAATCAGAAATACGTAATTGGCGAGACTGTGGAGAAAGTTTTAAATTGCGCTTATAATTTAGGTTATATGCCACAATCTGAAGCTGTACTTAATAACGctgcatttattttaaaacg AGATTTCGAAAATATGAGTGGCTTGTCGATTGTGCAAGCATGTCTGGCGCTATGCTACTATAAATCGATGCCTGAAGATCTTATTGACAAAGTGttttgtgttaaatttattcaaagaaTAGAAGAGGAGATTCACGTGTGTTACTCCAAG gCGACTTATCCCGAACGAGTACTTAACTTAATAATGCAGTTAAATCGGACAGTGTGCCTGGATTACCCGGAGGCGAATGTACCAtggtttcaacaaaattatttagaagCTCAACTCAGTAGAA aacataAAACTCGAAGCAAATTTGGCGACGATGTCAAAAATCTACTGAATGCAGTTTTAAGCGACGATAATTTCTTCAGCTGTAATCACATTACACCTTATGGATATCAA ATTGATTTTGTAATACACTTTGATAAAAATCGTGAGCCTATTCCAGCTCCAGCAGAAACAACAATATTAGATCGCATAACgaa atTTGCAATACTGTTGCTGCGGTTAGATTCTTTTTGTGAAAACGATCTTACAGCATTGCGTGGACCTGAACAccttaaaacaaaacatttagAGATGATGGGCTACAAAGTGATTCATATTAACGAGCACGATTGGAACACAAGATACATGAATTCTcctgaaatcaaaacaaaatatcttaaatacCTCCTgcagatataa